A portion of the Acidimicrobiia bacterium genome contains these proteins:
- the radA gene encoding DNA repair protein RadA codes for MTFHCGECGYRSGKWMGFCPQCRSDAGLVEDDRARHSRPIPTPVPLAAAGKKNVVRAAVGIAEIDRVLGGGLVPGSVVLVGGEPGVGKSTLLLQMAGSLASSGRKVLVATAEESEDQVGLRAHRLDVSDDDVFLLAEEDVDTVIAATEELRPDVLIVDSIQAVSVAEVGSGAGSVAQVRECGARLTRFAKTQEVAVVLVGHVTKDGGIAGPKLLEHMVDVVLYLEGESDRGLRTLRSLKNRFGATHVVGLFEMATGGLIEVADPSAVFLAGWRHSVAGSVVVPAVQGRRPVLVEVQALVAPTRLVQPRRSTRGLEAARLHQLLAVLARHGGIPFDDREVYVGLVGGLRVVEPAIDVPVALALVSSLLDRPLGKLAAWGEVGLTGEIRAVPHESRRREEAQRLGVERIVAPSDVASLPEALEWAALTPGS; via the coding sequence ATGACGTTTCATTGCGGCGAATGTGGCTATCGATCAGGGAAGTGGATGGGCTTCTGTCCACAGTGCCGGTCGGATGCCGGCTTGGTCGAAGATGACCGGGCTCGACACTCCCGACCTATTCCGACGCCCGTTCCGCTTGCGGCTGCCGGCAAGAAGAACGTGGTGCGAGCGGCCGTCGGGATTGCCGAGATCGACCGGGTGCTCGGCGGAGGCTTAGTACCAGGCTCGGTTGTCCTCGTGGGCGGCGAGCCCGGTGTCGGCAAGTCGACCCTGCTCCTGCAGATGGCCGGGAGCCTTGCAAGTTCAGGCAGAAAGGTGTTGGTCGCGACTGCCGAGGAGTCCGAGGATCAGGTGGGGTTGCGGGCCCATCGCCTGGATGTGAGCGACGATGATGTCTTCCTGCTCGCAGAGGAGGATGTCGATACCGTCATTGCGGCAACCGAAGAGCTGCGCCCCGATGTACTGATCGTCGATTCGATTCAGGCTGTGAGTGTCGCCGAGGTGGGGAGCGGAGCGGGCTCGGTGGCTCAGGTTCGGGAATGCGGCGCTCGTCTCACGAGGTTCGCCAAGACGCAGGAAGTAGCGGTGGTATTGGTCGGCCATGTCACCAAGGACGGCGGGATAGCCGGGCCCAAGCTGCTCGAACACATGGTTGACGTTGTGTTGTACCTCGAGGGGGAGTCCGACCGGGGTTTGCGGACACTGCGCAGCCTCAAGAACCGATTCGGCGCCACCCATGTAGTTGGGCTCTTCGAAATGGCCACCGGCGGCCTCATCGAGGTTGCCGACCCTTCCGCAGTCTTCCTGGCAGGATGGCGCCATTCGGTGGCGGGATCCGTGGTGGTGCCTGCAGTCCAGGGTCGACGGCCGGTGCTGGTCGAAGTCCAGGCTCTCGTCGCCCCCACGAGGCTCGTCCAGCCGCGCCGCAGCACCCGCGGTTTGGAAGCAGCCCGCCTCCACCAGCTGCTCGCGGTCCTGGCCCGGCATGGGGGTATCCCATTCGACGATCGCGAGGTCTACGTCGGCCTCGTGGGCGGCCTGCGCGTGGTCGAGCCGGCAATCGACGTGCCGGTTGCCCTGGCGCTGGTCTCTTCGCTGCTCGATAGGCCGCTCGGCAAGCTGGCCGCCTGGGGTGAGGTAGGCCTCACCGGAGAGATCAGAGCGGTGCCTCATGAATCCCGTCGCCGGGAGGAAGCCCAGCGGTTGGGGGTGGAGCGAATAGTCGCTCCTTCCGACGTTGCCTCATTGCCGGAAGCGCTCGAGTGGGCGGCCCTGACTCCCGGCAGTTGA
- the disA gene encoding DNA integrity scanning diadenylate cyclase DisA, producing the protein MSGPVTLHQVLERLAPGTPLRQAVERTIQQRNGALVILGFDASVEGLCSGGFELANSAFTPAKLAELAKMDGAIVMNNAGDQILRANVHLLPDPKYGTDETGARHRTAERTAQHTGKPVLSVSEDRRTATLFIDGTKHELLSPTLVAASVNQSLQTLDRFRRRLDDAEEILTRSEMADLVTFRTVLAVLQRSELVRRIGQEIKQDAVGLGEEGSLIALQIADLIHGVDELRELILADYVRPNRRSRVLGALSDLEAIPTVDLTSAEAVAQALGLDQPDNEANARGLRLLSQVPRLPDTVRTALVRHFRNLQGLLSASAADLERVEGVGAARAEQIRQFFDRMQDRTQMWQSTFPD; encoded by the coding sequence ATGTCTGGTCCCGTCACTCTTCACCAAGTTCTCGAACGCTTGGCACCGGGAACTCCGCTGAGGCAGGCCGTCGAGCGCACCATCCAGCAGCGAAACGGTGCACTCGTCATCCTGGGTTTCGATGCGAGCGTCGAGGGACTCTGTAGCGGCGGTTTCGAACTCGCCAACTCGGCGTTCACCCCGGCCAAGCTTGCCGAACTGGCGAAGATGGATGGGGCAATCGTGATGAACAATGCCGGCGATCAGATACTCCGCGCCAACGTGCACCTCTTGCCGGATCCAAAATACGGTACGGATGAGACCGGCGCCCGCCATCGGACTGCCGAACGGACCGCCCAGCACACGGGCAAGCCGGTTCTCAGCGTGAGCGAGGATCGTCGTACGGCCACCCTGTTCATCGACGGAACCAAGCATGAACTCCTCAGTCCGACTCTTGTGGCCGCCAGTGTCAATCAATCTCTGCAGACTCTCGATCGGTTCCGGAGGCGCCTGGACGACGCAGAAGAGATACTCACTCGCTCGGAGATGGCGGATCTCGTCACGTTTCGCACGGTTCTGGCGGTGCTGCAGCGATCTGAGCTGGTGCGGAGGATCGGCCAGGAGATCAAACAGGACGCGGTCGGCCTTGGCGAGGAGGGAAGTCTTATCGCCCTCCAGATCGCCGATCTGATTCATGGGGTCGATGAGCTTCGAGAACTCATTCTCGCCGACTATGTTCGCCCCAATCGTCGTAGTCGGGTTCTGGGAGCGCTCAGCGACCTCGAAGCTATTCCGACGGTGGATCTGACCAGCGCCGAGGCCGTGGCCCAGGCGCTCGGCCTGGACCAGCCGGACAACGAGGCGAATGCACGCGGCCTACGGCTCCTGTCACAAGTTCCCAGGCTCCCCGATACTGTCCGCACGGCTCTGGTCAGGCACTTCCGCAATCTTCAGGGATTGCTCTCTGCTTCGGCGGCCGATCTCGAGCGAGTGGAAGGTGTTGGGGCTGCGCGAGCCGAACAGATCCGGCAGTTCTTCGATCGGATGCAGGACCGAACACAGATGTGGCAGTCGACCTTCCCCGACTGA
- a CDS encoding CarD family transcriptional regulator, translating into MATKKTPATEKPAAAASKKAAVAKSATKTAAAKKSTAGKPAAKKPAAAAKPAASKKTTAAKKPAAKKPAAAAKPAASKKPAAKKTASAPTPAAKQAAVAEAAGKTAAPRRRKKASPFSVGDKVVHPHHGAAVITKKTKLEVAGEKRDYFVLAIATDQLTVSVPIDNIEETIRPVISKAAAKRVFQLFKDDPQEAGSNWSRWYKVLNEKMTSGDIYQVAEVVRDLTFAQQTKGISPALKRMLSKARLTLTSELQFALAIDEEEATKRLDRALPKVEIEES; encoded by the coding sequence ATGGCAACAAAGAAGACCCCTGCAACTGAAAAGCCTGCCGCCGCTGCCTCGAAGAAGGCGGCCGTTGCCAAGTCCGCAACCAAGACTGCGGCTGCCAAGAAATCTACAGCCGGGAAGCCGGCGGCGAAGAAGCCCGCGGCGGCCGCCAAACCCGCTGCTTCAAAGAAGACCACCGCCGCCAAGAAGCCCGCCGCCAAGAAGCCCGCGGCGGCCGCCAAGCCCGCTGCTTCCAAGAAGCCCGCCGCCAAGAAGACGGCGTCCGCCCCAACTCCCGCGGCCAAGCAGGCGGCCGTTGCTGAAGCTGCGGGCAAGACTGCTGCACCGCGGCGCAGGAAGAAGGCGTCGCCGTTCAGCGTCGGCGACAAGGTAGTCCATCCGCATCACGGAGCTGCCGTGATCACCAAGAAGACCAAGCTTGAAGTTGCCGGAGAGAAGCGCGACTATTTCGTCCTGGCGATCGCCACCGACCAGCTCACCGTCTCCGTCCCCATCGACAATATCGAGGAGACCATTCGGCCGGTCATCTCCAAAGCTGCCGCCAAGCGAGTCTTTCAGCTCTTCAAGGACGACCCGCAGGAGGCCGGAAGTAACTGGTCGCGTTGGTACAAGGTCCTGAACGAGAAGATGACGAGTGGCGACATTTACCAGGTTGCCGAAGTCGTCAGGGACCTGACGTTCGCCCAGCAGACGAAAGGCATCTCGCCCGCACTCAAGCGCATGCTGAGCAAGGCCCGGCTCACCCTCACGAGCGAGCTCCAGTTCGCGCTGGCCATCGACGAAGAAGAGGCAACCAAGAGGCTCGACAGGGCGCTTCCCAAAGTAGAGATCGAAGAAAGTTAG
- a CDS encoding TRAM domain-containing protein, which yields MVVEAVRLLITLVLTAVGFQLGDALSDRYPEAFGLSDTASVVGAVLGAGVGYVGGGIFGRAFRVRLEVAPERLVARVSGPSLFAGAFGVVAGLLVGIVISIPVVLLLPPAIGWPLAALAVLLLILIAVRVFMARAEDLLAVAGLRSRGPLRAVTLEEDERAHLIDSSAAIDGRLLALVQTGLVEGRLWVPAFVVDELQGLADAGDAGLRRRGRRGLEALEALHSATPEFMVLEETVPEFDEVDAKLLQLASRAGARLVTTDYNLSKAAELRGIVVLNPSVVGEKLKPIVSTGETLTVTISKPGKGAGQGIAYLDDGTMVVVEEAGSLVGHDIEVVVTSTTRTAVGRMLFARPAS from the coding sequence GTGGTCGTTGAGGCCGTTCGCCTGCTGATCACGTTGGTCTTGACCGCCGTCGGTTTCCAGCTCGGAGATGCCCTTTCCGACCGTTATCCGGAAGCTTTTGGGTTGTCGGATACGGCGTCCGTGGTCGGTGCAGTCCTGGGGGCCGGAGTCGGCTATGTAGGCGGCGGGATATTCGGCCGCGCCTTTCGAGTCCGCCTCGAGGTAGCGCCGGAGCGATTGGTGGCACGGGTTTCCGGACCGAGCCTCTTTGCGGGGGCATTCGGGGTGGTAGCCGGCTTGCTCGTGGGGATTGTCATCTCGATTCCCGTCGTCCTGCTTCTTCCCCCGGCGATCGGCTGGCCGCTGGCGGCTCTCGCCGTACTGCTGCTCATCCTGATAGCCGTCCGGGTCTTCATGGCGCGAGCCGAGGATCTGCTCGCGGTAGCGGGTCTGCGCAGCCGGGGGCCTCTGCGGGCCGTCACTCTCGAGGAGGATGAGCGGGCACATCTGATCGACTCTTCGGCGGCCATCGACGGCCGCCTGCTGGCGCTCGTCCAAACCGGCCTGGTGGAAGGCCGATTGTGGGTCCCGGCTTTCGTCGTCGACGAGCTGCAGGGTCTCGCCGATGCCGGTGACGCCGGTCTGCGGCGACGCGGGCGTCGGGGACTCGAGGCACTCGAAGCGCTGCACAGCGCTACGCCCGAGTTCATGGTTCTCGAAGAGACCGTGCCCGAGTTCGACGAGGTCGACGCCAAACTGCTCCAACTCGCTTCCAGGGCCGGCGCCCGCCTGGTCACAACGGACTACAACCTTTCGAAGGCGGCGGAACTGCGCGGCATAGTCGTTCTCAATCCGAGCGTTGTGGGGGAGAAGCTGAAGCCGATCGTCAGCACCGGGGAGACTCTCACCGTGACCATCTCCAAGCCCGGCAAGGGAGCCGGGCAAGGTATCGCCTATCTGGACGACGGGACGATGGTGGTTGTGGAGGAGGCAGGCAGCCTGGTAGGCCATGACATCGAGGTGGTGGTGACCAGTACTACGAGGACGGCAGTGGGCCGGATGTTGTTTGCCCGCCCCGCTTCATGA
- a CDS encoding 2-C-methyl-D-erythritol 4-phosphate cytidylyltransferase — translation MSISGIVVAAGSGRRFGAMKQHVELDGVPVWQWARRALIEGGVDEVVVVGPVEGGIPGGLRRRDSVAAGLGEISDQATFVLVHDAARPLASPDLVDRVIKRLQEGDVDGVVPVVPVRDTLKEVSGQDIVRTVDRLNLVTAQTPQGFRVSTLARAHASITADASDDASMVEAAGGTVAWVAGDPGNLKLTFPEDLKVLEALL, via the coding sequence ATGAGCATCTCAGGAATCGTCGTTGCCGCAGGTTCAGGGCGTCGGTTCGGCGCCATGAAGCAACATGTGGAACTCGACGGTGTGCCGGTGTGGCAGTGGGCGCGAAGGGCACTGATCGAGGGCGGTGTCGATGAAGTCGTCGTCGTCGGTCCGGTCGAGGGCGGCATTCCCGGTGGCTTGCGCCGGCGCGACTCGGTGGCGGCCGGTCTCGGCGAGATTTCCGATCAGGCGACTTTCGTTCTCGTGCATGATGCGGCGCGGCCGCTGGCGAGCCCCGACTTGGTAGATCGAGTCATCAAACGTCTGCAGGAAGGGGATGTCGACGGAGTTGTTCCGGTTGTTCCAGTCCGGGACACACTGAAAGAAGTCTCCGGGCAAGACATCGTCCGCACCGTCGACCGTTTGAACCTGGTCACCGCACAGACACCCCAGGGTTTCCGCGTCTCGACGCTCGCCCGAGCACACGCATCGATCACTGCAGATGCCAGCGACGACGCGTCGATGGTCGAAGCCGCAGGGGGCACCGTGGCCTGGGTTGCCGGCGATCCGGGTAATTTGAAACTGACATTTCCAGAGGACCTGAAGGTTCTGGAGGCCCTGTTGTGA
- the ispF gene encoding 2-C-methyl-D-erythritol 2,4-cyclodiphosphate synthase — MSSVGWGYDVHAFGGLGPLVLAGVIIDPDRGLAGTSDADVVAHAVCDALLGAAALGDLGQLFPSSDPRWLGADSMALLGDVVGRFVGAGFAVLHLDVSVVAERVRIAPYRTAMRERLAAALEVGIDRVSVKATTTDGLGFVGRDEGLAAVAVVTASGPA, encoded by the coding sequence GTGAGCAGTGTCGGCTGGGGCTACGACGTTCATGCGTTTGGTGGGCTCGGACCGCTGGTACTGGCCGGAGTGATCATCGATCCGGATCGAGGATTGGCCGGGACATCCGATGCGGACGTCGTGGCGCACGCCGTTTGTGATGCGCTTCTCGGTGCGGCCGCATTGGGTGATCTGGGGCAGCTCTTCCCGTCATCCGACCCCCGGTGGCTGGGGGCAGATTCGATGGCCTTGCTGGGCGATGTGGTCGGCCGCTTTGTCGGCGCCGGGTTCGCCGTCTTGCATCTCGATGTGTCCGTGGTTGCGGAGCGGGTTCGAATCGCGCCGTATCGGACTGCCATGCGAGAGCGTCTGGCCGCCGCTTTGGAAGTCGGAATCGACAGGGTCTCTGTCAAAGCGACAACCACAGACGGCCTCGGTTTCGTGGGCCGCGATGAGGGACTTGCCGCAGTGGCGGTGGTGACCGCCTCGGGACCCGCCTAG
- the cysS gene encoding cysteine--tRNA ligase, whose product MQFFNTLGRTMETFVPRDPGKVSMYVCGPTVQSEPHLGHGRAAVAFDVIRRYLRWRGFEVTHVQNVTDIEDKIIAAANERGVPVADLAAEMTARFDAAYRSLGVERPDIEPRATEHIDQMLDLISTLVERGLAYSAGADVYFAVRSLPGYGKLSGRNLDDLLAGARVAVGEDKRDPLDFALWKGAKEGEPRWDSPWGPGRPGWHIECSAMAAEYLGDGFDIHGGGVDLIFPHHENEIAQSEGAGAASFARYWLHNEMLNLGGEKMAKSTGHVIDLATAISLFGGPTVRLFYLRAHYRSPLEYSEQLLKDAGASLERLQAFHRRSVVSESPADPQLMGRFTAAMDDDFNTPDALAVVFEAVKEGNRRLDEDLDAGPAITAFSSMIAVLGLDLTGTVGDDLGGPLGAIADRFGVKGSSTDEIIAGLLALRARARDERDWATSDGIRDDLADIGVIVEDGVDGARWHRG is encoded by the coding sequence ATGCAGTTCTTCAACACACTCGGACGGACCATGGAGACGTTCGTTCCTCGCGATCCGGGCAAGGTTTCGATGTATGTGTGCGGTCCCACAGTGCAATCCGAGCCCCACCTTGGCCATGGGCGGGCGGCTGTGGCGTTCGATGTGATTCGCCGCTATTTGAGGTGGCGGGGGTTCGAGGTGACTCATGTCCAGAATGTCACCGACATCGAAGACAAGATCATCGCCGCGGCAAACGAACGCGGGGTGCCGGTAGCCGACCTCGCCGCGGAGATGACCGCGCGCTTTGATGCCGCGTATCGCAGCCTCGGGGTCGAACGACCCGACATAGAGCCCCGGGCAACAGAGCATATAGACCAGATGCTCGACCTGATCTCAACTCTCGTCGAGCGTGGCCTGGCGTATTCCGCCGGCGCCGACGTCTACTTCGCAGTCCGATCCCTGCCCGGGTACGGGAAGCTCTCCGGAAGAAACCTGGACGACCTTCTGGCGGGTGCACGTGTCGCAGTGGGTGAGGACAAGCGAGACCCTCTCGACTTCGCATTGTGGAAGGGAGCGAAAGAGGGGGAACCCCGGTGGGATTCTCCTTGGGGTCCGGGTCGACCCGGCTGGCACATCGAGTGCTCGGCGATGGCGGCCGAGTATCTGGGCGACGGCTTCGACATCCACGGTGGGGGAGTGGACCTGATATTCCCGCATCACGAGAACGAGATCGCTCAATCTGAGGGTGCAGGGGCAGCCTCTTTCGCCCGCTACTGGTTGCACAACGAGATGCTGAACCTCGGTGGAGAGAAGATGGCCAAGTCCACCGGCCACGTCATCGACCTCGCCACGGCCATCAGTCTGTTCGGGGGGCCAACGGTCCGGCTTTTCTACCTGCGCGCTCACTATCGGTCTCCGCTCGAGTACTCGGAGCAACTGCTGAAGGACGCCGGAGCTTCGCTGGAGCGGTTGCAGGCTTTCCACCGTCGTTCTGTCGTCAGTGAGTCTCCGGCGGACCCGCAGCTGATGGGGCGGTTCACCGCGGCGATGGACGATGACTTCAACACCCCGGACGCGCTCGCCGTCGTCTTCGAGGCGGTGAAAGAGGGGAACCGCCGGCTCGACGAGGACCTCGATGCCGGTCCGGCGATCACGGCGTTTTCCTCGATGATCGCCGTCCTCGGCCTGGATCTGACGGGCACGGTTGGTGATGATCTGGGCGGGCCGCTCGGGGCGATCGCCGACCGATTCGGTGTCAAAGGCTCCTCGACCGACGAGATCATCGCCGGTCTGCTGGCATTGCGAGCACGGGCGAGGGATGAGCGGGACTGGGCGACCTCGGACGGCATTCGCGACGATCTGGCCGATATCGGAGTGATTGTGGAGGACGGGGTCGATGGTGCCCGCTGGCATCGGGGATAG
- the rlmB gene encoding 23S rRNA (guanosine(2251)-2'-O)-methyltransferase RlmB: protein MPAGIGDSVEGVHAVRAALAAGRVDKLLVDRRRRDDVDGMVGTSAVPVEFVDDIRAHARTEVPQGFVARCRPIATVSLEEAIGLADPPALMVLDHVEDPHNLGAVARSAGAAGIPALVVGGRRSAPIGAVAFKAAAGALEHVRVCIVNSIPDGVARLKKEGVWTVGLAAHAADSLFGLPLLTEPVAIVAGAEGKGLSRLVEQRVDVRASIPMSSGVESLNVSVAAALAMFEIGRARGSL, encoded by the coding sequence GTGCCCGCTGGCATCGGGGATAGCGTCGAAGGAGTTCATGCGGTGCGGGCGGCGCTGGCAGCGGGCCGTGTCGACAAACTGCTGGTCGATCGGCGCCGGCGAGACGACGTCGACGGCATGGTCGGTACGTCCGCAGTCCCCGTCGAGTTTGTCGACGATATCCGAGCCCACGCGCGGACCGAGGTTCCGCAAGGATTCGTCGCCCGATGTCGTCCAATCGCAACGGTCTCGCTGGAGGAGGCGATAGGGCTTGCCGATCCGCCGGCTCTGATGGTGCTCGATCACGTGGAGGATCCGCACAATCTCGGGGCGGTGGCGCGTTCGGCGGGCGCCGCCGGAATACCCGCCCTCGTCGTCGGTGGTCGGAGATCGGCACCCATAGGGGCGGTGGCATTCAAGGCGGCCGCCGGTGCGCTGGAGCATGTGCGCGTGTGCATCGTCAACTCGATCCCGGACGGAGTGGCGAGATTGAAGAAGGAGGGCGTATGGACCGTCGGGCTGGCCGCGCACGCGGCGGACAGCCTCTTCGGACTGCCGCTCCTCACCGAACCGGTCGCCATCGTCGCCGGCGCCGAGGGCAAGGGATTGAGCCGGCTCGTGGAACAGCGGGTCGACGTGCGGGCCTCTATTCCGATGAGCTCCGGTGTCGAAAGCCTCAACGTCTCGGTGGCGGCTGCGCTGGCGATGTTCGAGATCGGCAGAGCGCGCGGAAGCCTATGA
- a CDS encoding sensor domain-containing protein produces MFFDVVAKPQTWRNFGYLLLTFPLGIFYFVFLVTGLSLGFGLSITLLGIPILVGVLAAAYGMGEFERTTTNLLLGQETPAAHRLEVEGGLWPKVKALVTSSETWKRVFYLFTEFVFGIVSFVMITVTASVFALVTAPFFYERSWFLDGRGWIDEVWIIDTLGEAIVLAVLAVLVGFVLIHAINGMARVWGEFARAMLGPSHQ; encoded by the coding sequence GTGTTCTTTGATGTAGTAGCCAAACCGCAGACGTGGAGAAACTTCGGATACCTTCTGTTGACCTTCCCGCTCGGCATCTTCTATTTCGTATTTCTAGTTACCGGACTGTCGCTCGGTTTCGGATTGTCCATCACCTTGCTGGGAATACCGATCCTGGTTGGGGTGCTGGCGGCCGCCTACGGCATGGGGGAGTTCGAACGGACCACCACCAATCTCCTTCTCGGACAGGAGACACCGGCCGCCCATCGACTTGAGGTCGAAGGCGGATTGTGGCCCAAGGTCAAAGCCCTGGTGACGAGTTCGGAGACATGGAAGCGGGTCTTCTACCTCTTCACCGAGTTTGTCTTCGGAATCGTTTCCTTTGTAATGATCACCGTTACCGCATCGGTATTCGCCCTGGTCACCGCGCCGTTCTTCTACGAGCGATCCTGGTTCCTGGACGGTCGTGGATGGATCGACGAAGTGTGGATCATCGACACGTTGGGTGAGGCGATCGTGCTGGCAGTGTTGGCCGTTCTGGTCGGGTTTGTGCTGATCCATGCGATCAACGGGATGGCACGAGTGTGGGGCGAGTTCGCCAGGGCGATGCTGGGCCCCAGCCATCAATGA
- a CDS encoding DUF6629 family protein, giving the protein MCFSPEADLIAGVVITAIGVDTLRSVEHPAERPLASLPLIFGTHQLIESLVWWGVDGCVGESVSQWSTWLYLALAFGLLPWFVPWAVQRIEPRPRRRSLMAQLAVLGAFVSLLLMWAIIVGPVEVADAGYHLDYSVSVPYGGYVVALYVAATCGSLLLSSDRYLAIYGAGNLLAVSALSVLLFTGVISLWCVWAAITSAAIAVHLRRADSQRNRFRAVGMSGGGKASPNRPVV; this is encoded by the coding sequence GTGTGCTTTTCACCTGAGGCGGATCTCATCGCCGGAGTTGTCATCACCGCCATCGGTGTTGACACGCTCCGCAGCGTCGAGCATCCGGCCGAGCGACCGCTGGCTTCGCTGCCTTTGATCTTCGGAACTCATCAACTGATTGAATCCCTCGTCTGGTGGGGTGTAGACGGCTGTGTCGGAGAAAGTGTCTCGCAGTGGTCCACCTGGCTCTATCTGGCCCTTGCGTTCGGCTTGCTTCCCTGGTTCGTTCCATGGGCGGTGCAGCGCATCGAGCCGCGGCCGCGGAGAAGGTCCCTGATGGCGCAACTGGCGGTGCTCGGAGCTTTCGTCAGCCTCCTCTTGATGTGGGCCATCATCGTCGGGCCGGTCGAAGTCGCCGATGCCGGATACCACCTCGATTACTCGGTATCCGTCCCCTACGGTGGCTACGTCGTAGCCTTGTATGTGGCCGCCACGTGTGGATCGCTTCTCCTTTCCTCCGACCGGTATTTGGCGATATACGGAGCCGGCAACCTGCTGGCGGTGAGTGCTCTGTCGGTATTGCTCTTCACGGGAGTCATATCACTCTGGTGTGTGTGGGCTGCGATCACCAGCGCAGCCATCGCGGTGCACTTGCGACGGGCCGACTCACAGCGAAACCGGTTTCGAGCGGTCGGGATGAGCGGAGGCGGAAAAGCCTCGCCAAACCGACCCGTCGTCTAG
- a CDS encoding VOC family protein, producing the protein MRVKGIIWVGSATKDRQATSDFFAEHLGLRVALNVPGFTQLVAENGDRLELFGPDSVEHDQLDQGPVAGLWVDDIESAHRELEKAGADGLTSIERGRDGHGWFYFRAPDGNYYELCEHPRPRPAKLAPAG; encoded by the coding sequence GTGCGGGTCAAGGGAATCATCTGGGTCGGTTCGGCCACCAAAGACCGGCAGGCGACGTCCGACTTCTTTGCCGAACACCTGGGCTTGCGGGTCGCTTTGAATGTTCCGGGATTCACGCAACTCGTCGCGGAGAACGGAGACCGTCTGGAACTCTTCGGCCCCGATTCGGTTGAGCACGACCAGCTCGACCAAGGGCCGGTTGCCGGGCTGTGGGTGGACGATATCGAGTCCGCCCATCGCGAACTGGAGAAGGCCGGAGCCGATGGCCTCACCAGCATCGAGCGGGGAAGGGATGGGCACGGCTGGTTCTACTTCAGGGCACCCGACGGGAACTACTACGAACTCTGCGAGCACCCTCGGCCGCGACCCGCCAAGCTGGCTCCCGCCGGCTAG
- a CDS encoding ferritin-like domain-containing protein, with translation MPIATPQDLREHIELAVKVELATIPPYLFAMYSIEDRNSEPALLIRSIVAEEMLHAALAGNLLLAVGGRPRFETTALMTTYPGLLPHHVPPLELRLEPMSQTLVRNVFMKIEQPEEHGAPAEPDAFESLGQFYHALELSIGDLSERFDLFGDPQASSQLSDPTFYAPIAYDADDSGGLMLVDGPESARAAIEVIVHQGEGLSTARWADPAHQELTHYAKLLQIASGVSPLGNVLAVRSDPRTVELPKALQPVSELFNASYRYLFFVLSELFGPLEDKGRTVDRMYRLMVDVMSELAYFLVRQPIGGGEFAGPTFEIFEFGSDDRKGELAGLAGRAVELHPDLAHIAEAIEVL, from the coding sequence ATGCCGATCGCAACACCGCAAGACCTGCGAGAGCACATAGAACTCGCCGTAAAGGTGGAGTTGGCGACTATTCCGCCCTACCTGTTCGCCATGTACTCCATTGAGGATCGAAACTCCGAACCGGCGCTCTTGATCAGGAGCATCGTGGCCGAGGAAATGCTTCACGCGGCGCTTGCCGGCAACCTGTTGCTGGCGGTCGGGGGCCGCCCCCGGTTCGAAACGACCGCTTTGATGACGACCTACCCGGGACTCCTGCCTCACCACGTTCCGCCACTCGAGCTTCGCCTCGAGCCCATGTCGCAGACACTCGTCCGCAACGTGTTCATGAAGATCGAACAACCCGAAGAACACGGAGCCCCCGCCGAACCTGACGCATTTGAGAGCCTTGGCCAGTTCTATCACGCACTCGAGCTCAGCATCGGCGATCTCTCCGAACGCTTCGACTTGTTTGGCGATCCCCAGGCGAGCAGCCAACTTTCCGACCCGACGTTCTATGCTCCGATCGCCTACGACGCCGACGACAGCGGCGGTCTCATGCTCGTGGACGGCCCCGAATCCGCCCGGGCCGCCATCGAGGTGATAGTGCATCAAGGTGAGGGGTTGAGTACCGCTCGCTGGGCCGATCCTGCCCATCAGGAACTCACCCACTACGCCAAGTTGTTGCAGATCGCCTCCGGCGTGAGTCCGCTCGGCAACGTACTGGCGGTGAGATCCGACCCGCGCACCGTCGAGTTGCCGAAGGCCCTGCAGCCCGTGTCCGAGCTCTTCAACGCCAGTTATCGCTACCTCTTCTTCGTGCTCTCCGAACTTTTCGGGCCCCTCGAGGACAAGGGCAGGACGGTAGATCGCATGTATCGACTCATGGTGGACGTCATGTCTGAACTCGCATACTTCCTGGTGCGACAACCGATCGGCGGGGGAGAGTTCGCCGGACCCACTTTTGAGATCTTCGAGTTCGGCTCAGACGATCGGAAGGGTGAGCTGGCGGGTCTTGCCGGACGGGCCGTCGAGCTCCATCCCGATCTCGCCCACATCGCTGAGGCAATCGAAGTCCTCTAG